Part of the Xenopus tropicalis strain Nigerian chromosome 3, UCB_Xtro_10.0, whole genome shotgun sequence genome, TTCATAATGGAGATTTCCATACTCTTTACCAGCTTAATGGCTCTTATTTGGActttctctaattcaataatatcctgtttgagcactggacaTCAAAATTGCGgaactttttttcccccacaaaatTAAGTTATaacttttttccattattttataccattttttctggtcccctgaaaaacgcaAAATGGGTAtggtaacaaaaaaataaataaatttaaatgcAGTTTATTCACACAACTGTATCATAGCCATTTCAAGGGCTAGTAATTCTAATGCATATTGTTACAGCTGTTGCTTATGTCAGTCATTCTTGGCTCTGGATGGACCCcacctttatatatttttcaagaGACAGAGAAAGTAATTCTAACCCAAAGAATATAGCATTCCATAAAATAAATGTTCAGAGCATAAACATCTTAAGATATAGATTTGGGAATCTAtccaagttatttttttaataaagtttgtAAATGTGATTTTGTAGCTGGTTGTTAAAGCTATTAATATTGCTGCTTAGATTCACCAAAGTCATTATTGCTTTTGTCTGTGTTTTATAAATGACTCCACCTGAAATCAGATGGCTCCATATAATATTTCAGATAGCTGAAATATGTTCTGCACTTGCGTGAAGGTATCACTATTGCGCTTCAGGTGACAGCCAGAAAGATGACAGTACTAACAAAGGAGTCCCACCGAGTGTGAGTGGAACTTGTGGAGATTGTGTATCCTAAAATCTGCCTAAATTTGTCATGCCCTAAGCGCCGGCTTCATTAGTGGGAAAATGTTATCTTGTATCATATGAAAGCACACAAAGAATTATTAACAAGGATTTATGCTCCTGCAGAATATTAGATATGTATAAGGCATCACATATGTTCAGTTTAGCAAAAACCCTCTATGCAAATACTGCTTACAATCAGTGGGGTAAATATACCAGGCCGGGCCCTACTGCCAAAAAATCTCCAGGGGGGCCCGGCATgaacagcaacccccccccccactcacatcccctgctccctgccagTTTACGCCACCCACTCACTTTTAAGAGGacagtggctggggagggggggatttCTACAACTATAAAAGTAAGCTGATCACACAGTCTGGGCCCCTCCTGGgacctgcttcctctatagtcacGCCACTACTTACAATGATACATTTCTTCACTTCTGGTTATAAATGAATACATGCACACACTTTATAAAAATGCAGTTACAGGTACAGCTTTCCATTAACCTTGGCATAAAGGAAGGACTTTGCTCTATGTATAAACATCAAGCCTTGGCATTGAACAGTGTTTCACAGACATAGCCCATTCACACCcaaaaaaaagaactttgaaaGTCATATGGGCTAGATTAGATAAAGCCGAGAAATATTGCAGTCATGTGGGAAGGATAAAAGAAAGCTATAATGCTTATAAACCTCTCCTGCAGTTTGGATAAAGTTCATCCTTAAGCAATAGGGCAGTATTATAGCTATCAGCTATATACAATAAACTATTATGAGAAGGCTATTCAATACTGGAAGAATGCAATTTCCCCTTTACGCAATGACATCACGTTCCTTTCCATTGCAAAATCACACCGAGTGACCCAGGCTTTATTTACCTCTCAGAGAGTGCAAGTTAGAGCCATTGTTGAAGGATTTCACAACACGTATATAGTACTGAAACCAAGGAAGTAGAAAGGTTTGTTTGCTAAAAGTGACAGATTAGGtttcattttataaatagaaaCGGATAATTACTCAAGGCTTTAACACACCCCAGGGATACTTACAGAAATCAACAACCTAAAATATCATATTAATGTGGTCTTTGTGAACCAGTTACAAAAAGTCAAATGACCTCATTCATAGTGCCCTTTTCAAATGCTCATATGTGTTACATGTATAAATCTATAAAGAGGTcttttaaatgggtggttcacctttaaattaacctttagaaTGATTATGACAGGGGTATTTAAAGAAAATTTTCAATTGGTGTTTAATTTTTATCTATTGTGGGTTTTTTGAATTACTAATCTGTTGTTCAGCATCTCATCAGACTGGCATTTTAGCTGGTTGCtggtttaacctagcaactatgCAGTGACTTAAATGAGAGACTTGAATCTAAATAGGAGAAAATCTggctagaaagataagtaataaaaagtaacaataacaatacaattgtagcctcacaaagcaatagtcaATGAAAtccagaaacaaaaaaataaagaccaactgaaaagcagATTTCAGAGCATGATTTTGCTgtagcagcactattaactgatgcgttttgaaaaacaaatgttttctagtgacagtatccctttaaccgcAGTGTAAATCTCAGTAAGCTTCTTCATGTTACCATATACAAAGTTATGGCAATACTAACCACTAACATGCAATGCACTAATCACTTTTTAAGGCAAGGAAAGATCCTACTAGTTAAGACAGATATGATAGAACAATACAATGAATTGTTGTGGATATGCTACCTAACCCAAAAGAAAGAATACTGTTCTACATTCTCACAAATCACACATTTGGTAGGGGAACAGATTACCATCAACAATTATTATGACTAAATTCGCCTTACACACTGTCTTCTGCTTGTGGGATCAGTTATGAGTGCAGTTTAATCCATCACTTCTGCGGAACCATTCTTATAAATAAGCCTATGGAAAAAGCTACAAACTGCAGGATGCAGCCTCCAACAGTATTTGTCCTATAGTTAGGATTAATAAGGCAGATTCACTTCACTTACTCTAATGTTTTCAATGCGCGCACCACGAAAAATTAATTCTTttcgcaacatttttttttttttttttactttttatcaaaatgtatgtTCCTATGGGGGGTGCCCACAAGTAAAGTATTCATATTAAACATCCTCTACACTGTGCTAACAAAGGAAATAGCTTTGATGTCAGGTATTGGAAGCTTTTAGAGGAGCTTTTGCTGGATTTATGGCATTCTTAAATTGGCCATTCACAgatataagctgctgattcaagcCGTTCTGactaagttggcagcttatctgtataTGTACCTTGAATGGGCCTAACCAACAGATTGACTGCAACAGATTGACTGAAAATGAACCCCGGGACCCTCGGGACAAGGACTGCATGGGCTGGTTGATACAGTCCCGGCTCCAACAACCTGCATTGCCGACGTTGTGATCCGATAGTTTGGTAACCAGTCCGATACAGCCACTTTAAGGTGAGTAAACTCTGTAATAATCCACTTGTTTCGCAATATTTCAATGTACGGCCAATTTTAGTTTACAGCCAAAAATCTGACAAGGCTCAACAAAATACTGTACTTCTATTACACTCCTTGGAAGcagtttttttctttagaaaGGTTTGTTCTTTGAGGGGTGTGCTTACTTTGctttaaagggctggttcacctttaagctaacttttagtatattataaaatgactAATTCTTAGAAGCTTTTTtatttggcctttatttttttgttttttttatagtttttacatgTTTTGCCTGACACGGactctgtgtggctacaattttattgatacagttactttttattacttacctctCTATTCAGGCCATCTTCTAttaatatttcagtctctcattcaaatcattgcctggttgcagggtaattaggaccctagcaaccagatagctgctgaaattctaaactggagagctgctgcttTTCACTTTTCTGTACCCCCTCCCcagtttaataaaaacaataaaagatttttaaaataaagaaataaataaaagattttcAAGGGATTTAGAACAGCAAATAAGCATCCATTCCAAATCATACCCCAAACTGTCTAGTATCTTGGTCCTCAAAACAGTTTTTAAAAAGATAAcgagaataacatttttaaactgattttctttATAATATTTCTTACTACTCAGTAAGAAACCTAAAGTTGATCCACTAAAACAGGTTTTACAACATTAGAGAACATAATGCTGCACTGAACAACGATACTGGTAACTTCCAAGGTCTTCGCATGATTTACATTTCAATTGTGTAAAATTGACGACAGCTATTCTCACAACTGATGTCACTCTCAGTTTCAGTAACAAATATCCACAAACCACTCCTGAAAACATAAACTGCTCACATGACACAAGATGACGATTCAATTAATGGGACACTCATCACAAGAAAAGTTTAGATTTGTGAATTAAAATAATTGCATCTGTATATGTCAGTGATCTGTATTGCCTTACCTTCGAAATGAAAGGAATATGTATTCTTGTATAAGGCTTAATTAACTTTATAAGCACTTGTGTTCTGATGTTTCGCAAAAGCTCTGAAATAGCAACAAAGCATGGAATTACTCTTTGCACAAGATGAAAATGGTACAGGTCATTGTACTGCTAATAATACTGCTTTATAGATCATTTAGCAAAGAAAACACTTTGAAGTTGCTACAATAATGCAAAGTTGTGgtttctgagcattctggattctgCTTTAACAGCAATTTTTTAGGGTTATTTTTCCCTGATCTTTCACATATAGTATAATAAGCTTTGCCCTCTCAGGTCACTATGACAGATACATCTAACTgtttatatttcccctttaagctgcTCAGTGAAATTATACTACTTCCTGCAAAGCCAAATAGTAGAATTATTCCGAATGTACTGCAAACACTGCAGATTTGTTTCCTTAAGGGAATCTTATTACAATAAAGTGTGAAATGTTGTCACAATCAGCAGTATTAACACAACATGATCTTAAACTGGCTATTAAAAGCAATGGCTAAACAACAAAACTAAAATGTTTGAGGTCTGATGTTTTCCAGTACAGAAGAGAAATGCACTGCACGGACACTGTACCTTCAATATGTTCCCTTATAAAGGGATCATCCATGATGTTGCTGTGATTTGTTTTCAGAATCTTTTCAAACTCAGTGATGTCATTATTCTGATAGGCACTGTATAATATAGAAATTGTTATTTATACTTTCATATATAATTAAGCATACAAACAGTTGTTAACAAGATTAGCAGCTGCACCAGAAAAGTAAAATTCTCAGCAAACTCTGAGAAATGGTGCTTAAACTGCAAATATGCTTTGCTTACTGccttagaaataaataataaaatactctCTTATCTGGAAATTGCAGAGCTACTATGGGTAGAGAGTAAATAAAATACTATTCCCACCAGAAAGCAGAGAGGAACAGTTACAAATGTGCATAGATTATGCAAAATGGATTCTCAAGATTTATtttgattaaagtgatactgacagccaattaatttttttttttttacacctgctgttgtgttttaatttgtatcagctataaattccttataaactaaatctgcaaagttttttcgcttcataattatggtagcacgaattacaaaCCCACAGAGCaaccatgtttgttcccctcttccgggttttaatttcagtgcctcccaagtgaataaatatgcccaatcacaaacctgcaacaccccttctgctttcagctggtgtgtaacaagctcagctccgttgtctatgtgtaatgagggggggaagggagagcaggCAGACAAgggaaagctatttaaattctttgtgcgaagagcagaaagggggggcagccctttgaagtaggcaggcaacagaaagatcaagcctgcctgctatctagttcacaatgtgAGGAGCAAGGGAGGgagaactctttgaagcaaacagcaagctgaatcctcccagtttaagacgtagtccttttgacagattgagaagctacagtcgggcttGCTAGACAGTCgagttcaggatcttcagtaagatttatgtagagaaacaggacttttaggaaaaaacagtcaacatgacctataggtaggtttggaagtaggttcatattttttaaagaaattttttggtgtcagtatcactggaTTAACATAGTACCAACCTATTATACATTTACCAGATCATGTAAAAACTCAGACAATCTAGCTaaaagggctgcactgattgtatGTAATTTGAATGTGCAATCAGTGCAGCAGGGACAATTGaacagtttttttaaaatcatattgCAACTTAAAATTGTAAGCCATCTGTCAAAAATAACCTCCAGGAATCCCATCTTAGAAAGTATTTGGTATATCCTGAAAAGCCAATTGGATAACTAGCACTCCATTTATAATTCCATACTTAGATTCTCCCTTCCCATCTGAATGGTTACTTCTCAGGTATAATATGGCGTCCAAATTATTCCCCTCTCCCTTGTAGAGTCACTTTTTACAAGACAAGGAAATACCAGTTCACTTGGGCCATTTTATTCGGCATTCCTGTATCCAAGTGCTAAATCTATTCCCTGGGTTGGAGTTTCTTTTAGGCAAAAATACACTGTGCCAAAGAATAAACCGATATAAAGCAGCAATGCCTCCTTTCTGTTACCAGATAAAGACTCATTTGCAGTAGCATAGAATCCCAAAATTTACTCTACTGCAAATGTGCGAGTGAATTCAGTCACTGTCAAACATTTTGGCCACCTCCAGTGAATCAGACAGCACCAtagcaaaaacaaacatttttttgggcCCCCTTTCACGGCATCACAGGAGACCAATGATGAGCACAAGATCACAATGCCCGGTTATTTTCCTTGCCTTTTAAAGTCTAGAAAAGGATGGGAACACAGTTCTTGCTGCTAATatcgtaatatatatatataaaattaggcAAAACAGAAAATAAGATAATGGCTTACCTTACTAAATTTGTCATTGCTAGAATTTCTGGATCATTTTTGTATGGTTTAGCCTAAACATAGAAGGATACTAATGTCACTTAATGCACAAGGAAATCATACGATGGAACATACAGAAAAATGATTAAGTATTGTACCTCCTGAGAATCAAAGGGGTTTATTCCAGACTTCATGAGCATGTTTGCTAGGACAAGGTATTTCAAGCAGGTTGTTCGCCTGGGACTGCCAGATTCATCatagtttttaaaagcctcaaaGAAATCTGTGTGGGCCTTTTCAAACTCTCCTTCTCTTAAATGCATCTTTCCTCCACAttctgggcaaaaaaaaaaaaaaaaaagaacaaatattatGGTACTGAATGCCAATCTTCATCTTCAAGGGGCGGGTCACTTTGGTATTAAGAAGACAGATATTAGACATGCATTAGGATCTTGCTATTTTGGCTTTGTGACAAATTTtatttcagtgctgtccaactggtggcccgcgaccacCCTCTATGTGGCCCCCACTTGTCTGGCTACTGTGTCTGCTTACCTTTGTgtgagctttaaatggtatcagtactgagaataACTAGCCCCCTGCATTGtgcacacctcagattcaggctgtaaacccctgtattgtttatacatttaATTCCCTGTATTGTACTTTTTAGtgcttgcattgttcacacctcgggctcagactgtaaacacccacattgttcacctgttcgcACCTccgacagactgtaggagcagtaccagcattgtgtcactatcTATTGCCTGCCCTATGTGGCTTGtgtgtttggcacacacaggcagcacagggcaagcagagtttggcacacacaggcagcattgggcaggcagagtatggcacacacaggcagcatagggcaggaagagtatggaacacacaggcagcaaagggcaagcaaagtatggcacacacagaaagcatagggcaggcagagtatggcacacacaggcagggtagggcaggcagagaatggcacacaggcagctatCCACAGgtaggaggaggcggcatatggatttaagggtatgtcataatatgacataatataattctttcacatatgaatgaagggcgATATCCCTACAgcgagcaccaaccatttgggtttttgctgtgctaccaccatttatgtgggtatggtcttaaaagcccttgtgataacatgggcgtGGGAGTTACAACAGAAACAATTTTACTCTACTCATCTTACCACGGATGACTCCCATGATAAGGGGATGAGGAATAGCAGATTTAATATGCAGCGACTGTTCATATAGTGCTTTGAGTTTCTTATTGTTTTTCTGTGCTGTATACATCTGAATTTCCAAAGCATAGATTTCCAGTAGTTGTGTACCCTTCTTCAAGTCATCTTCTCCATCGTCGGTCTGAAAATAAAATTAGTTACCTTATTTGTACTGTAAAGATGCAAAAAGGAATAGGCAGACTGGAAATCCACAAAACAGGCCATCCAAAAGAAGTAGGAAAAATCCTTTAGTTATAATACCATTATTACAGTCTTACAGTTTGGAATTGTGTTTTAGTGCCTTCCTTTTTATCTCTTTTATCCTTATTTGTATTACTGTGAAATAAATAGTCAGCATGCCtaattagggcaatgacacatggggggGGTGGTTGTagccagcattaaaaaaaaaaatggctaccGCTGACTACAAATGTCcccaaaaatgccttgccatagactaaaggtggctacacatgtggcgatttgcgatcttttgtgcgaccatcggtcacaaaccgttcagggctagaacggcagataaggaggtagaaacaataggatttctacctccttctgccgattcagcgctgaagacagattttggtcaggcgccttctatggcgcccgatcaaaatcttttaactggcccgatcggcgagacgaccgatatcgaggtttcttacgatattctcggtgcatgtatggccagcttaacattgGGATCGCAgtgagtaaaacatattacttgcCGCAATCTGGCTTAATCACAGGAAATAGCTTTACTTCGCAGTTTCCCATGATTAATCAGACTGCCTTAAATTTTCTTCACAGTAATCCTAATGTTAGTCTATGGCAAGGCATTTACTGCCTGTTTTTCTTAATTCACTACAACCTACCCCCACTTTGGACTATCCCATGTGAATAAGATTAAAAGGAGATGTTTGAGAGAAGGCAAGGAAGATTGATGGAGCTGGAGCTACTTTTTCTGATTCTAGAGAAAGGACGGAAAAATAATCATAAAACATCACTCACTATTTATATTATAGAAAGAGAATAAATAAAAGCACCACAACAGCATCACAACATACATGCAAATTACCTGGCATGACTGATGAAGCTGGCGTAAAATCTTCTGCAACTTGCCATATTCCTCTCTTTCCAAATATAATTTACCAAGctgtaaaacaaaaatgggcaaaaaaaaaaatttaacctCGCAAATGGTCTACAATCAATTTATCTTACAATCATAAGAAGTTCTGTTTCATGAAAACATGTAATCTTTCATAAAgaagtttattttaaaaactcCATATTTTATTTAACTGCTGGCAAAAGTAACAGTTCATTTCCTCATGTCAGTTTCTCTTGCACAAACTTGAATAGCCTCAGACATGCTTGTGTTAGCCCTGTGTGACATATGGTTTAGGGCTGGAGTTCTAGCTGTACTCAATATACTAGAACCAGTGCTCCACAGGACAATACAGGATCAATCACCATATATCTGAAAGGCATATTAGCCAGTTTACAACAGTGCTGTTTGAAATGGCTAATGATATACCTATAATGAAAGAAATGAGGCGATTTAGGTGCAGTAAAAAGTTGAACGGAacttatatagatatattaaGTCTTTTGTATTGCAGAAAAATAAAGAACACTgcctttttgtaaaatatgaaataGTATAATAAAAGAGATTAATTATGTGATGACAGTATGCAGTCAATGTAATGGTGTAGTTTGCCAGCAACATTTTTAGCAGCGCATAGGCACACTGTTGTGTTTGCCTATGAGAATGACTGTACTTTTGCTGCAGTTCCACCTGTTCGGACTGACAGCCAAGTGAATGCAGCAATGGAACGAAACTCTGCAGGTGTATGCCCACTGGCAAGGGGAACCATGCGTTTTGCTCAGGGACTGTGCATAAAAAATACTCTTCTTAGCAAGTGTAATCTACTCCTTTAAAATTGATAAGAAATCCTGTCAACCACAAACTATTCTATAAATGTCTTGTTCCAACTTAATATTGAGCAACATAATGCTGCACCTTACCTTTGTATTGGTTTTAAACCACAACCGGTCATTTTTTGCATCTTTTAGAGCCTCAAGGGTTGTTTCATAGAACTCCTGCAGAAGGTCCATCTTTGGCGAGAAAAGGAGAATCAAAAACTTTTTTGTATGAATAGTTACAATTAATTTGAATTGTTACTATGATGTTTTGCTTTCTTAGTGCGATTGCttctttacatttacaaatgtgaTGTTAAAAGAgaattattatgaaaataaattTATTAGAAGCTTCACCTTGCTCAATATAATCACTTTGAATCCTGTATGGTTTCTGAAATAAAGTTACAATTCGTTATCACTCTCTCAGTAATTTGCTTGTCTACATGCAGTGTGCATGTCAGGGATATTTCCAAATCATCATTGGTGTGTGCACCCTTTGCCGAGATGATGTATGAGACTG contains:
- the cops2 gene encoding COP9 signalosome complex subunit 2 — translated: MSDMEDDFMCDDEEDYDLEYSEDSNSEPNVDLENQYYNSKALKEDDPKAALSSFQKVLELEGEKGEWGFKALKQMIKINFKLGNYPEMMNRYKQLLTYIRSAVTRNYSEKSINSILDYISTSKQMDLLQEFYETTLEALKDAKNDRLWFKTNTKLGKLYLEREEYGKLQKILRQLHQSCQTDDGEDDLKKGTQLLEIYALEIQMYTAQKNNKKLKALYEQSLHIKSAIPHPLIMGVIRECGGKMHLREGEFEKAHTDFFEAFKNYDESGSPRRTTCLKYLVLANMLMKSGINPFDSQEAKPYKNDPEILAMTNLVSAYQNNDITEFEKILKTNHSNIMDDPFIREHIEELLRNIRTQVLIKLIKPYTRIHIPFISKELNIDVADVESLLVQCILDNTIHGRIDQVNQLLELDHQKRGGARYTALDKWTNQLNSLNQAVVSKLA